In one Bacillota bacterium genomic region, the following are encoded:
- a CDS encoding endo-1,4-beta-xylanase — protein MEHPVFDAMALAAEGIEKNRKGEAILEFLLPNGSPAAGVPVRVSLRSHDFLFGVPLRPRHYRHERTLQYVKGVFNFVELLEFNWGQYEPDEGKPLVEERRRFIHEWCIPNGIRRFYGHMLVWTRQYGEYPKTGLPLWLFRYTPSRQYELLKARVQREVRDYRDVGMIWDVVNEPVHCRAWGNWNKPNRYDDEPLDVVYRYVADALRWAHEANPNAPLLVNEYDLFVDKKMQDRFVRLLETLQEKKIPLHAVGIQAHDMQATYWPSPEEVWQACETFGTELRLPVYFTELCYDSSPNQQIQGKHRRGMWNPQHQAEAVEEFYRVAFGHPRVAGIVYFGLVGSEAWKENAGLLDEQGNPKPAWERVRYLITEEWKTQVSGKTAKDGTLRLRGFFGQYQVEATYRGRQYTYDLHLQKGGQNRWQLTLSHERQ, from the coding sequence GTGGAGCACCCGGTGTTCGACGCAATGGCGCTGGCGGCAGAGGGAATAGAGAAGAATCGCAAGGGAGAGGCGATTCTGGAGTTCCTTCTGCCCAACGGTTCTCCTGCCGCAGGCGTTCCCGTTCGGGTATCTCTGCGAAGCCACGATTTTCTGTTCGGAGTGCCTTTGCGACCGCGCCACTATCGTCATGAGCGCACCCTGCAGTATGTGAAGGGTGTGTTCAACTTTGTGGAGCTGCTCGAGTTCAACTGGGGGCAATATGAACCGGATGAGGGCAAGCCGCTGGTAGAGGAGCGACGCCGATTCATCCACGAGTGGTGCATTCCCAACGGCATCCGCCGCTTCTACGGGCACATGCTGGTGTGGACACGGCAGTACGGCGAATACCCGAAGACGGGACTGCCCTTGTGGCTTTTCCGATACACGCCATCGCGCCAGTACGAGCTGTTGAAAGCACGGGTACAGCGCGAGGTACGGGACTACCGCGATGTGGGCATGATATGGGATGTGGTGAACGAGCCGGTGCATTGCCGCGCATGGGGCAACTGGAACAAACCCAACCGCTATGATGACGAGCCGCTCGATGTGGTATACCGCTATGTTGCCGACGCACTGCGCTGGGCGCACGAAGCTAACCCGAACGCCCCCCTGCTGGTGAACGAGTACGACCTTTTTGTCGACAAGAAGATGCAGGACCGGTTCGTGCGCCTGCTGGAGACGTTGCAGGAGAAGAAGATACCGCTGCACGCGGTGGGCATTCAGGCGCATGATATGCAGGCAACCTACTGGCCGTCGCCCGAAGAGGTGTGGCAGGCGTGCGAGACCTTTGGCACTGAACTTCGGCTGCCGGTGTACTTTACGGAACTGTGCTATGACTCCAGCCCGAATCAGCAGATACAGGGAAAACATCGCAGGGGTATGTGGAACCCACAGCATCAGGCGGAAGCCGTCGAGGAGTTTTACCGCGTGGCTTTCGGACATCCCAGGGTGGCAGGGATTGTCTACTTCGGGCTGGTTGGCAGCGAAGCATGGAAAGAGAACGCCGGCTTGCTGGACGAGCAGGGAAATCCAAAACCCGCCTGGGAGCGAGTGAGGTACCTCATTACTGAAGAATGGAAGACACAGGTATCCGGCAAGACAGCAAAGGATGGTACTCTCCGCCTGCGGGGCTTTTTTGGACAATACCAGGTAGAAGCCACCTATCGGGGACGGCAATATACTTACGACCTGCACCTGCAAAAGGGCGG
- a CDS encoding ATP-dependent Clp protease proteolytic subunit: MEGFFAAVVNQIFWLFLIYSFLAPIIKQRMLEAARLQAIAAFEKTRGSRVIALIHRQEALALFGIPVFRYINIEDAEDLLRVVRMTRPDRPIDLILHTPGGLVLASEQIARALCNHPAKVTVFVPHYAMSGGTLIALAADEIVMDPHAVLGPVDPQLGDYPAASILRAVEMKRPERVEDRTLILADVARKAIWQVRRLLEEILSAKMPQDKARELAALLSEGTWTHDYPICAEEAKALGLPVSTDFPEEVHRLMALYPQPVQRKSGVDYVPVPYEPDTRPQPAPRRRTRGSRIV; encoded by the coding sequence ATGGAAGGCTTTTTCGCGGCAGTGGTGAACCAGATATTCTGGCTTTTCCTCATTTACTCTTTCCTTGCGCCTATCATCAAGCAGCGGATGCTGGAGGCGGCGCGTCTGCAGGCGATTGCGGCTTTCGAAAAGACGCGCGGCTCCCGCGTGATTGCGCTGATCCATCGGCAGGAAGCGCTGGCGCTGTTTGGCATCCCGGTGTTCCGCTACATCAATATCGAAGACGCCGAGGACTTGCTGCGCGTGGTACGCATGACGCGACCGGACCGCCCTATTGACCTCATCCTGCACACCCCTGGCGGACTGGTGCTGGCAAGCGAGCAGATTGCGCGCGCCCTGTGCAACCACCCGGCAAAGGTAACGGTGTTCGTACCCCATTATGCGATGTCAGGTGGCACGTTGATTGCTCTCGCCGCTGATGAAATTGTCATGGACCCGCATGCCGTGCTGGGACCCGTAGACCCGCAGCTCGGAGACTATCCTGCTGCATCCATCCTGCGCGCGGTCGAGATGAAACGTCCGGAGCGTGTGGAAGACCGCACGCTGATCCTGGCAGACGTGGCGCGCAAAGCCATCTGGCAGGTGCGTCGCCTTCTGGAGGAGATACTCTCCGCCAAAATGCCTCAGGACAAAGCGAGGGAACTGGCTGCACTGCTCAGCGAGGGCACCTGGACGCATGACTATCCCATTTGTGCGGAGGAAGCGAAGGCGCTGGGACTGCCGGTCAGCACCGATTTCCCCGAAGAGGTTCATCGCCTGATGGCGCTATATCCACAGCCTGTGCAACGCAAATCCGGTGTGGACTATGTGCCTGTGCCCTACGAGCCCGATACGCGCCCGCAGCCCGCACCGCGCCGTCGCACCCGAGGTAGTCGTATCGTGTGA
- a CDS encoding tetratricopeptide repeat protein — protein MSKRPVILISVYIFLASLAWGQAQKPPAAPPQLSEKDKKIIALFEKALSLQRAGKAKEAIAAYQELLQLQPNTPMARFNLGEIYIAQGDWKAAEAQFRLFVKAMPKVPEGYFRLATVLAQQKQWREATQMAQKGVQLAPNSAEGHFVLGVIYLSQRRWAEAEKSLLRSSQLNPKATNTQFNLAYVYLQMRQPRKAIPVLKKLSEQEPRNPATWAGLGMAYDLAGDLPPARDAYRRALAIQPQNEDLTLRLAMVLGRMNQHRESLQLLEKLAKAHPNDAGVWFAIGQTHFNLQQYREAEIAFRKVLQYQPKNVAAQANLALCLLNQNQLDNAKREYEKLRQMQPQDKNALMGLGYIAETQGRWDDALKEYEQWQKQEPNNPEPLLRSARVWIQRDKMPQALSVLEQAERKFPNNVGVLMQVADVLAQANQPEEALKRYERILRIDPKHLGALNGAALACNRLKRKGQALTYYRRILNIEPNNSQVIFSIADLYEADGDFAGLAQELRRVVQNNPKNVVAWWRLSIALERQNKLDDALQALREVEKLNPNDMFYLVNIPRLLENQGKTEEAVKEYRKLIARQPKEPRLYGMLASLYKKHQRTEEAIAVYQQGMKELPKDTYLRTLLARTYEEQQKWQEARQVYAEILSITPTEPSAYSGLLRALTQLKQEEQFPALVTPYMERDASNEAAIRALVSFYRDRGKAAEGVAMLASLAQKHAKQKGVWLALAQLQQEAGQEEDALRSYEQVLQIDGTDVQALRSIAQIHEKRNEPLKAAGIYERILAGFPQDIPTRLRLAGMYEQAGQKQKAIEQYREVLKRDANNTIAKESLQRLGESSSGG, from the coding sequence ATGAGCAAACGACCGGTTATCCTGATTTCAGTATACATCTTCCTGGCTTCGCTGGCATGGGGGCAGGCACAGAAACCGCCCGCCGCGCCCCCGCAGCTTTCGGAGAAGGATAAGAAGATTATCGCTCTGTTCGAGAAGGCGCTGTCGCTGCAGAGGGCAGGCAAGGCGAAGGAAGCCATCGCAGCCTATCAGGAACTGCTCCAGCTGCAGCCCAACACGCCGATGGCGCGCTTCAACCTGGGTGAAATCTACATCGCGCAGGGCGACTGGAAAGCCGCCGAAGCGCAGTTCCGCCTGTTCGTGAAGGCGATGCCCAAAGTGCCCGAAGGGTATTTTCGGCTCGCCACAGTGCTGGCCCAGCAAAAACAGTGGCGCGAAGCCACGCAGATGGCTCAAAAGGGAGTGCAGCTGGCTCCGAACAGCGCAGAAGGGCACTTCGTGCTGGGCGTTATCTACCTCTCCCAGCGGCGCTGGGCGGAAGCGGAAAAGAGCCTGTTGCGCAGCAGCCAGCTGAACCCCAAAGCCACTAACACACAGTTCAACCTCGCGTATGTATACCTGCAGATGCGACAGCCACGCAAGGCGATACCCGTCCTGAAAAAGCTCAGCGAACAGGAACCCCGAAACCCGGCTACATGGGCGGGACTGGGTATGGCATACGATTTAGCAGGCGACCTGCCTCCAGCCCGCGACGCCTACCGCCGTGCACTGGCGATTCAACCCCAGAATGAAGACCTGACCCTGCGGCTGGCGATGGTGCTGGGGCGGATGAATCAGCACCGAGAATCTCTGCAGCTGCTGGAAAAGCTGGCAAAAGCACATCCCAACGACGCCGGGGTGTGGTTCGCCATCGGGCAGACGCATTTCAACCTGCAACAGTATCGCGAGGCGGAGATTGCCTTTCGCAAGGTGCTGCAGTATCAACCGAAGAACGTCGCAGCGCAGGCGAATCTCGCGCTGTGCCTGCTGAACCAGAACCAGCTGGACAACGCGAAGCGGGAATACGAGAAGCTGCGCCAGATGCAGCCGCAGGACAAGAACGCCCTGATGGGTCTGGGTTACATCGCCGAGACGCAGGGCCGCTGGGACGACGCACTCAAAGAGTACGAACAGTGGCAAAAGCAAGAGCCGAACAACCCCGAGCCCCTGTTGCGCAGCGCGCGGGTGTGGATACAACGGGACAAGATGCCGCAGGCGCTCAGCGTTCTGGAGCAGGCGGAGCGCAAGTTCCCCAACAACGTGGGAGTGCTGATGCAGGTGGCGGACGTGCTGGCGCAGGCGAACCAGCCGGAAGAGGCGCTCAAGCGATACGAACGCATCCTGCGGATAGACCCCAAACATCTGGGCGCGCTGAATGGGGCCGCGCTGGCGTGCAACCGGCTGAAGCGTAAGGGGCAGGCGCTGACTTACTACCGACGGATACTGAACATCGAACCCAACAACTCGCAGGTCATCTTCTCCATTGCAGACCTTTATGAAGCGGATGGCGACTTCGCCGGGCTCGCTCAAGAGCTGCGGCGCGTGGTGCAGAACAATCCCAAGAACGTGGTTGCATGGTGGAGACTGTCCATCGCGCTGGAGCGGCAGAACAAACTGGACGATGCCCTGCAGGCTCTGCGGGAGGTCGAGAAACTCAACCCCAACGATATGTTCTACCTCGTAAACATCCCGCGCCTGCTGGAGAATCAGGGCAAAACCGAAGAGGCCGTGAAGGAATACCGCAAGCTCATCGCCCGCCAGCCCAAAGAGCCGCGCCTTTACGGGATGCTCGCCTCCCTGTACAAGAAACACCAGCGCACGGAGGAGGCGATAGCCGTTTACCAGCAAGGGATGAAGGAGCTGCCTAAAGATACCTACCTGCGCACCCTGCTGGCGCGCACCTACGAGGAACAGCAGAAGTGGCAGGAGGCGAGACAGGTCTACGCAGAGATTCTGTCCATCACCCCCACCGAACCCAGCGCATATAGCGGGCTGCTGCGCGCACTGACCCAGCTGAAACAAGAGGAGCAGTTCCCCGCACTGGTCACGCCCTATATGGAGCGGGATGCATCCAACGAGGCGGCTATCCGTGCGCTGGTCTCTTTCTATCGCGACAGGGGTAAAGCGGCGGAGGGAGTGGCGATGCTGGCGTCCCTGGCGCAGAAGCACGCGAAGCAGAAAGGGGTATGGCTCGCGCTGGCGCAGCTGCAGCAGGAAGCCGGGCAGGAAGAGGACGCGCTGAGAAGCTACGAGCAGGTCTTGCAAATCGATGGTACGGATGTGCAGGCATTGCGAAGCATCGCGCAGATTCACGAGAAGCGCAACGAACCGCTGAAGGCGGCAGGCATCTACGAGCGCATTCTGGCAGGTTTTCCGCAGGACATCCCCACACGCCTTCGCCTGGCAGGCATGTACGAGCAGGCGGGGCAGAAGCAGAAAGCCATCGAGCAGTACCGCGAGGTGCTGAAGCGGGACGCGAACAACACTATCGCCAAGGAGAGCCTGCAGCGGCTGGGAGAGTCTTCGTCCGGAGGATGA
- a CDS encoding bifunctional riboflavin kinase/FAD synthetase: MSSLAPRPMSLRASVVTIGVFDGVHQGHRAIISAAVQRAHQLSIPAVAVTFDRHPQEAIRPEKSPPYLTTLTSRLRLLQENGVQHVLLMRFDRHLAMLQPDEFVRFVLHERLNARHIVVGRDFRFGYRRMGNVDYLREVQCRFGFEVEAVPDVLYRDERISSSRIRQSLLEGEVREASAMLGRAYVLEGVVVRGQRLGRKLGYPTVNLQPLAPQVVPRDGIYAGRLLHVRTGNVYTAAISVGVRPTVDGKNRTVEAYLLGFSGSLYGEEVHLAFFHRLRDERKFESLQALKEQMDRDVKQVAELMV, translated from the coding sequence GTGAGCAGTCTTGCTCCCCGCCCGATGAGCCTGCGTGCCAGCGTGGTGACCATCGGTGTCTTCGATGGAGTTCACCAGGGACACAGGGCAATTATCTCCGCAGCGGTGCAGCGAGCGCATCAGCTGAGCATTCCCGCCGTCGCAGTGACCTTTGACCGCCACCCGCAGGAAGCCATTCGACCCGAAAAATCGCCACCCTACCTGACCACCCTGACCAGCCGTCTGCGCCTGCTGCAGGAGAACGGCGTGCAGCACGTTCTGCTGATGCGCTTCGACCGCCATCTCGCCATGTTGCAGCCCGACGAGTTCGTGCGCTTCGTGTTGCACGAGCGGCTGAACGCCCGTCACATTGTGGTGGGCAGAGATTTTCGCTTCGGGTATCGGCGGATGGGCAATGTGGATTACCTGCGAGAGGTACAATGCCGTTTCGGCTTCGAGGTGGAAGCGGTGCCCGACGTGCTCTATCGCGATGAGCGCATCAGCAGCAGCCGCATCCGACAATCGCTGCTGGAAGGCGAGGTGCGCGAGGCATCTGCCATGCTGGGCAGGGCGTACGTGCTGGAGGGCGTGGTGGTTCGCGGACAACGGCTGGGCAGGAAACTGGGTTACCCAACCGTGAACCTGCAGCCGCTTGCGCCACAGGTGGTACCGCGAGATGGCATATACGCAGGACGACTGTTGCACGTGCGCACGGGCAACGTGTACACCGCGGCAATCAGCGTGGGCGTACGTCCGACCGTAGACGGTAAGAACCGTACCGTCGAAGCGTACCTGCTGGGTTTCTCCGGCAGTCTCTATGGGGAGGAAGTGCATCTCGCCTTCTTCCACCGGCTGCGCGACGAGCGCAAATTCGAATCCCTGCAGGCGTTGAAAGAGCAGATGGACAGAGACGTAAAGCAGGTGGCGGAGCTGATGGTTTAG
- the truB gene encoding tRNA pseudouridine(55) synthase TruB, whose protein sequence is MDALLNLYKPAGMTSREAVDAVRRILNVRRAGHSGTLDPGAEGVLLICLGKATRLNEFLQWLPKTYRATMVLGIQTTTQDAEGEVIASTDASGVTREMVEATLPRFTGEIEQIPPMHSAVHHEGRRLYELAREGKVVPREARKVSVYRLQLLNFSPGEHPEAEIEVECSTGTYIRTLCADIGDALDVGGYMKSLVRTAIGAFRAEDAVTLQQLEAEGGDKHLIPMAQAVEGILPVWRPHPRVLRLFRLGSFVKPKPFPPVPLPAEKPPYIAVLDAAGELFAIATVRRDEVWPYKVFGERVLYHPRSVEEDLG, encoded by the coding sequence ATGGATGCACTGCTCAACCTCTACAAGCCAGCGGGCATGACCTCGCGGGAGGCGGTGGACGCCGTGCGCCGCATCCTGAATGTGCGACGGGCGGGACACAGCGGCACCCTGGACCCCGGCGCGGAGGGAGTGCTGCTCATCTGCCTGGGCAAAGCCACCCGGCTGAACGAGTTTCTGCAGTGGCTGCCCAAAACCTACCGGGCTACGATGGTGCTGGGCATACAGACCACCACGCAAGATGCGGAGGGCGAGGTGATTGCCAGCACGGATGCCAGCGGTGTCACCCGTGAGATGGTGGAGGCTACGCTACCCCGCTTCACCGGAGAGATAGAGCAAATACCTCCAATGCACTCCGCGGTGCATCACGAGGGCAGACGCCTGTACGAGCTTGCACGAGAGGGCAAGGTGGTTCCCCGAGAGGCTCGCAAGGTGTCCGTCTATCGCCTGCAACTGCTGAACTTCTCGCCCGGCGAACATCCAGAAGCGGAGATAGAGGTGGAATGCTCCACCGGAACATATATCCGTACGCTCTGCGCGGATATCGGCGATGCGCTGGATGTGGGTGGATACATGAAATCGCTGGTGCGAACGGCAATCGGCGCGTTCCGCGCGGAGGATGCGGTCACCCTGCAACAGCTGGAAGCCGAAGGTGGGGATAAACACCTCATCCCAATGGCGCAGGCAGTGGAGGGTATCCTTCCTGTCTGGAGACCACATCCCCGGGTGTTGCGCCTGTTTCGGCTGGGCAGTTTCGTCAAGCCAAAGCCCTTCCCACCCGTGCCGCTGCCAGCAGAGAAACCGCCGTATATTGCCGTGCTGGACGCGGCGGGCGAGCTCTTCGCCATCGCCACGGTGCGCCGCGACGAGGTGTGGCCCTACAAGGTGTTCGGTGAGCGCGTTCTCTACCACCCTCGCAGCGTAGAGGAGGATTTGGGGTGA
- a CDS encoding bifunctional oligoribonuclease/PAP phosphatase NrnA, producing the protein MIRRHLQQVAQVLQEAKSVVLACHLNPDGDTLGCALALQSVLEGLGKRVITLSSDGVPEIYRFLPGSEKVLTATEQRGFDVAVVCDTGMPERIGKARDAVFSARIIVDIDHHVTEGAFGDIRIQQSRAAATAEIVYRLLNVMDVPITPAVATCLLTGIITDTGLYRYMNVSPATFRLSATLMEAGASPAQIAEEVFERRSFPSVRLLGRALEHIRQEEEGKLVWSYLSYEDFTELEATDEDTEGIITQLRAVRDSVVLALLREVKPGRVRVSVRSRDERIDMSKLAEKFGGGGHRMAAGFWVNGGIDEAKRKVIEALREWMHCSTSTSQRA; encoded by the coding sequence ATGATTCGACGCCACCTGCAACAGGTTGCTCAGGTACTTCAGGAGGCGAAGAGCGTGGTTCTCGCCTGCCATCTCAATCCCGACGGCGACACGCTGGGTTGCGCGCTTGCCCTGCAATCCGTGCTGGAGGGCCTGGGCAAGCGGGTGATCACGCTGAGCAGTGACGGCGTGCCGGAGATATACCGCTTCCTGCCCGGCTCCGAGAAGGTTCTCACCGCTACCGAGCAGAGAGGCTTCGACGTGGCAGTAGTGTGTGATACCGGCATGCCCGAGCGCATCGGTAAAGCCAGGGATGCGGTGTTCTCGGCGCGGATTATCGTGGACATCGACCACCACGTGACCGAAGGCGCGTTTGGAGACATCCGCATCCAGCAGTCCAGAGCCGCCGCCACCGCCGAAATCGTCTACCGCCTGCTGAACGTGATGGATGTGCCCATCACGCCAGCCGTTGCCACCTGCCTGCTCACCGGTATCATCACCGATACCGGTCTTTACCGCTATATGAACGTCTCGCCAGCCACCTTCCGCCTGAGCGCAACTCTGATGGAAGCGGGAGCATCGCCCGCGCAGATTGCGGAAGAGGTTTTCGAGCGACGCTCTTTTCCGAGTGTGAGACTGCTGGGACGCGCCCTGGAACACATCCGGCAGGAGGAAGAAGGCAAGCTGGTGTGGTCTTACCTCAGCTACGAGGATTTCACCGAGCTGGAGGCTACCGATGAAGACACCGAAGGCATCATTACACAGCTGCGGGCGGTACGCGACAGCGTGGTGCTTGCGTTATTGCGAGAGGTAAAACCCGGTCGGGTGCGTGTAAGCGTTCGCAGCCGCGACGAGCGTATCGATATGTCGAAGCTGGCGGAGAAGTTCGGGGGTGGCGGTCACCGCATGGCGGCAGGCTTCTGGGTGAACGGTGGTATCGACGAGGCGAAGAGGAAAGTGATTGAGGCTCTGCGGGAATGGATGCACTGCTCAACCTCTACAAGCCAGCGGGCATGA
- the rbfA gene encoding 30S ribosome-binding factor RbfA, translating into MSSNRVSKIESLLVTEISDIVRNELKDPRLEGVTITQARVSRDLSHAKVYVSALGGTEARDKALDVLRNLAGRIRGEFGRRAHLRVVPEIHFEPDEGIEAGMRVHELLRQLEQG; encoded by the coding sequence ATGAGTAGCAACAGAGTATCCAAGATAGAAAGCCTGCTGGTGACCGAGATCAGCGACATCGTGCGAAACGAGTTGAAAGACCCACGCCTCGAGGGGGTTACCATCACGCAGGCGAGGGTTTCACGTGACCTGAGCCATGCGAAGGTATACGTCAGTGCGCTGGGTGGTACCGAGGCACGCGACAAAGCCCTCGATGTGCTCAGGAACCTTGCGGGACGTATTCGCGGCGAGTTCGGGCGTCGTGCGCACCTGCGCGTCGTGCCGGAAATCCATTTCGAGCCGGATGAGGGCATCGAAGCGGGAATGCGCGTGCACGAACTGCTGCGTCAACTGGAACAGGGATGA
- a CDS encoding DUF503 domain-containing protein has translation MVVGVLTVELHLYEATSLKEKRHVVRSTLDTLRNRFNLSAAEVDHLDEWQQATLGFSCVGNDRQHVNSVLNKALDFLYADPRIEVVEVNMELW, from the coding sequence ATGGTCGTGGGTGTATTGACGGTAGAGCTGCACCTCTACGAAGCGACCTCTCTCAAAGAGAAACGGCATGTGGTGCGCAGTACGCTGGACACCCTGCGCAACAGGTTCAACCTCTCTGCTGCCGAGGTGGATCATCTGGACGAGTGGCAGCAAGCAACACTCGGCTTCTCCTGCGTGGGCAATGACCGGCAACACGTCAACAGCGTGTTGAACAAGGCTCTGGACTTTTTATACGCCGACCCACGCATCGAGGTGGTCGAAGTCAATATGGAGTTGTGGTGA
- the infB gene encoding translation initiation factor IF-2 has translation MNRIRVGDLAKDLQMSVAELLSTLTDLGVEVKNADSLIDISTAQAVRAVLDKGHPEVELPPTMTVRELAQALGVQSTQIQQKLMKVGVLAGLNQQLSADQIERVAYELGYSVRWTEAKEPEVPESARPRTASTGGPQPRPPVVTILGHVDHGKTTLLDAIRRTNVAEGEYGGITQHIGAYQVEVEHAGEKAKITFLDTPGHEAFTAMRARGAQVTDIAVLVVAADDGVMPQTIEALNHAKAANVPIIVAINKIDKPEANPDRVKQQLAELGVVPEEWGGDTIFVPVSAKQRIGLGDLLEAILLVAEVQELKADPNAPAEGVVIESKLDKGRGPVATIIVQQGTFKQGDAVVAGEAHGKIKALIDDRGNRVPKATPAMPVEVIGLSSVPNAGEKMEVVKDERTARQIAMEREQRHRQEKLASQRARVTMKDLSRLIKEGEIKELLVVLKADVHGSVEAVRTSLERLEHPEVRLRVLHAAVGNITESDIMLASASNALVIGFNVRVEPEAQRVAEQERVEVRTYRIIYELVEDIKAAMLGMLQPVIEEFPLGKAEVRAVFNLPRGTVAGCYVTEGKVVRNAEARVWRKKDLLHTGKIVSLRHLKDDVREIAQGYECGIMVDGFSDFAEGDLIECFEKREVSRAGHTITQRSATAVS, from the coding sequence GTGAACCGGATTCGCGTTGGCGATTTAGCGAAAGACCTGCAGATGAGCGTTGCGGAGCTGCTCAGCACGCTCACCGACTTGGGCGTGGAGGTAAAGAACGCTGACAGCCTCATTGACATCTCCACGGCGCAAGCGGTGCGCGCCGTGCTGGACAAAGGGCACCCCGAAGTCGAGTTGCCCCCGACGATGACCGTGCGCGAACTGGCTCAGGCATTGGGGGTACAGTCCACGCAGATACAGCAAAAACTGATGAAGGTCGGGGTGCTGGCGGGGCTGAATCAGCAGCTCTCCGCCGACCAGATCGAGCGAGTCGCCTATGAACTGGGCTACAGCGTCCGCTGGACGGAGGCGAAGGAGCCGGAAGTACCCGAAAGCGCACGTCCCCGTACCGCGTCGACGGGTGGTCCGCAACCCCGCCCGCCGGTAGTAACCATTTTGGGGCACGTCGACCACGGAAAGACCACCCTGCTGGACGCCATCCGGCGTACCAACGTCGCGGAAGGCGAATACGGTGGCATCACCCAGCACATCGGCGCGTATCAGGTGGAGGTAGAACACGCCGGCGAGAAGGCGAAAATCACTTTTCTGGATACTCCGGGGCATGAAGCCTTTACCGCCATGCGTGCGCGCGGCGCACAGGTCACCGACATCGCGGTGCTGGTGGTTGCCGCCGACGATGGCGTGATGCCCCAGACCATAGAGGCATTGAACCACGCCAAAGCGGCGAACGTTCCCATTATCGTGGCCATCAACAAGATAGACAAACCCGAAGCCAATCCCGACCGTGTCAAACAACAGCTGGCGGAGCTGGGCGTGGTTCCGGAAGAGTGGGGTGGCGATACCATCTTCGTGCCGGTATCCGCAAAACAGCGCATTGGGCTGGGCGATTTGCTGGAAGCCATCCTGCTGGTTGCCGAAGTTCAGGAGCTGAAAGCCGACCCGAACGCTCCCGCCGAGGGGGTGGTTATCGAATCCAAACTGGACAAGGGCAGAGGTCCCGTCGCTACCATCATCGTTCAGCAGGGAACGTTCAAGCAGGGCGATGCAGTGGTGGCGGGTGAGGCGCATGGAAAGATTAAGGCGTTGATAGATGACCGGGGCAACCGCGTGCCTAAAGCCACGCCCGCCATGCCGGTGGAGGTCATCGGCTTGTCCTCGGTGCCGAACGCAGGCGAGAAGATGGAAGTGGTGAAGGATGAACGCACTGCCCGACAGATTGCGATGGAGCGCGAGCAGCGCCACCGTCAGGAGAAGCTTGCCAGCCAGCGCGCTCGCGTCACCATGAAAGACCTCAGCAGGCTGATTAAGGAAGGCGAAATCAAGGAGCTGCTGGTGGTGCTGAAGGCGGATGTGCACGGTTCGGTGGAGGCTGTGCGTACGTCGCTAGAGCGGCTGGAGCATCCGGAGGTGCGCCTGCGGGTGCTGCACGCGGCGGTGGGTAACATCACCGAGTCCGACATCATGCTGGCGTCGGCATCCAACGCGCTGGTTATCGGTTTCAACGTGCGCGTGGAGCCCGAAGCGCAACGTGTCGCGGAGCAGGAGCGCGTGGAAGTGCGCACCTACCGCATCATCTACGAGCTGGTCGAAGACATCAAGGCGGCGATGCTGGGCATGCTACAGCCGGTGATCGAGGAGTTCCCGCTGGGCAAAGCGGAGGTGCGTGCCGTGTTCAACCTGCCACGCGGCACGGTCGCCGGGTGCTACGTGACCGAGGGCAAGGTCGTACGCAACGCCGAGGCGCGTGTGTGGCGCAAGAAAGACCTGCTGCACACCGGCAAAATCGTCTCCCTGCGCCACCTCAAAGACGATGTGCGTGAGATTGCGCAGGGTTACGAGTGCGGTATCATGGTGGACGGCTTCTCGGACTTCGCGGAAGGTGACCTCATCGAGTGCTTTGAGAAACGGGAAGTGTCTCGCGCGGGTCATACGATTACCCAGCGGAGTGCAACGGCGGTCTCGTAG
- a CDS encoding YlxR family protein, with the protein MPARKHTPIRTCVACRTAAPKRGLMRVVRTPEGTVEVDLTGKKAGRGAYVCRSVSCVEKALKANKLERSLKVALPAHTAQELLQLAAQAEEEEVTRS; encoded by the coding sequence ATGCCTGCACGTAAACATACACCGATACGAACGTGCGTGGCGTGTCGAACCGCCGCACCGAAGAGAGGTTTGATGCGCGTCGTGCGCACTCCAGAAGGCACGGTGGAAGTAGACCTGACCGGTAAGAAGGCGGGACGCGGCGCGTACGTCTGCCGGAGCGTATCCTGCGTGGAGAAAGCGTTGAAAGCGAACAAGCTGGAGCGTTCGCTCAAAGTAGCCCTGCCGGCGCACACGGCACAGGAGCTGCTGCAGCTGGCTGCACAGGCGGAAGAAGAGGAGGTGACTCGCTCGTGA